The window ACATATGTACATAAggaaaatttacattttgcacaagACGTGTAGATTATGGTGCAGCAATTTAAatgaagataaaaagaaaatgcacagtTTTAACTTAATTGTCTGCAATAGCTGGAGCATCACAGTGTAAAGTGTCTAAAATATATATTCCGATTATAGATGTGAGTTTAACAGACAGTTTGTCCTGTCTTGGTGGCAGTCTTGGACAAATATCAACTCGACCCTGAGACCAAACTCCATTTCCCATGATCCTTTGTTCCACTCCGCAGTGATGTGGGTGTGGTGTttgaatgactgtgtgtgtgtgtgtgtgtgtgtgtgtgtgtgtgtgtgtgtgtgtgtgtgtgtggtgtgtgtgtgtgtgtgtgtgtgtgtgtgtgtgtgtgtgtgtgtgtgtgtgtgtgtgtgtgtgtgtgtgtgtgtgtgttgggtacAGGAGGGGAGCTCCGTCTCTCCGCACACACTGAGAGCCGCAAATCCGCCTCGGAGCATCAGTGAGCGGGGGAGAGGAGGATGCATACAGCGGTGTGTAGCGGATCTACCGGTCGTGTAAAACCAGGGCGATATGAGTGTGATATCTGACGcgaatgtttttattgttggattttatttttcaccgAGTGAATCTGGACGTGAATCTGCAATGGAGCGTCGATCCAGCGCGTGAGAGCTGCTGACCGTCTGTGTAATTGTGGGCTAATATTACAGACAATAAGGAGGGGGAATTAGCCATtagatatttcattttgtgtgtgttgttataaAAGAAGAGTGTTATTAGGCACTGTAGCTGTTTTCCATTATGATATGATCAAGAAGCCATACTGAATTTGTTATTAATGATTTAATGAAAATAGATGGTTACACTATTCAAGCAGAGGGGAGGCTGATTAAAGACACCATAAAGCCTAATTGGATCTGGATtttataaatcattttctttgtagtttacaacaagaaacagaaaccagtcatgtcaaaaaacaagAGCAGTGAGTCAGTGAAGGTGGTAGTTCGATGCCGTCCCTTGAACCAGAAAGAGGAGTCCAATGGGCCTGCAGGGGGCATCGTGCAGATGGACCTGCGGCTTGGACAGGTGATCCTCCGGAACCCTCGAGCACCAGCCAGCGAGCCCCAGAAAACATTCACATTCGATGCCGTTTATGATGCAAACTCCAAACAGCGAGACCTGTACGACGAGAGCGTGCGGCCGCTGATAGATTCAGTGCTCGCAGGGTTCAATGGCACCATATTTGCATACGGACAAACTGGAACTGGGAAAACATACACCATGCAGGGGGCATGGTTGGACCCAGAGAAACGTGGTGTGATCCCCAACGCCTTCGACCACATCTTCACACATATCTCCCGCTCGCAGTCTGATAAGCAGTACCTGGTGCGGGCGTCCTACCTCGAGATCTATCTGGAGGAGGTCAGGGATCTCCTCGACCCCAACCATGGCAGCGCCAGGGCCCTGGAGCTCAGGGAGAGTCCAGAGTCTGGTGTTTATGTGCGTGACCTTACGTCGTGTGTCTGCAAGAGCATCAAGGAGATCGAGGAGGTGATGAATGTTGGCAATCAGGCGAGGGCGGTCGGGGCAACAGACATGAATGAACACTCATCTCGGTCACACGCTCTATTTCTGATCACAGTGGAGTGTAGCCAGCCCGGTCCAGATGGGAGGAAACACATTCGGGTCGGCCGTCTCAACCTGGTTGATCTTGCTGGCAGCGAGCGCCAAGCCAAGACAGGCGTCCAGGGAGAGCGCCTGAAAGAGGCCGCCAAGATCAACCTTTCCCTGTCAGCCTTGGGGAACGTGATCTCAGCGCTGGCTGATGGGCGAAGCGGGCATGTTCCATACCGGGACTCCAAGCTGACCCGGCTGTTGCAGGACTCTTTGGGCGGGAATGCAAAAACTGTCATGGTCGCTACCTTAGGCCCGGCCCCCCAGCACTACGATGAGACCCTTACCACGCTACGCTACGCCAACCGGGCCAAGAACATCCAGAACCAGCCCAGAGTCAACGAGGATCCCAAGGACGCCCTGCTGCGCGAGTTCCAGATGGAGATTGCTCGCCTCAGAGCTCAGCTCAACCACAGGAAGTGGAGGAGCAAACAGAAGAAGGAGCAGCTGGATGGCGAGGGCTGGGAGAGGGACGGAGATGAGGAGACGGAGGGTGAGGAGGATGAGGGGGCAgaaaaggaggcagaggagtatgTGAAGCTGGAGGAGCAGCGGTTGGAGAGGGAGAAACAGGACATCAGAGAAGATCAATTCATGTTGGCGGAGGAGAAGCAGAGGCTCCTGggggagaaggagaggatgaTGGGAGATCTGAGGAAGGAGCAAGAAGCCACCGAGCAACTGACCGCCAAGTACAAGGTGAGAGTTTAACCTGTGAGTCCAGTCAGGAGCCACATTCATTTATTCTAgacaaaagcagacaaaatgtaaacatgcatagatgtcaaaaaatcagattatgacaaaacaaacaaacaaacaaagatgcaAAGCAGTTACCCATAATGCTCTGCTCTGATTTTACATGGAGGCAATTGAACAGCCACCACTACATCAATTAATGCTCATAATCTGATCTGGATTGCTCTAAAGGTTGTTTAATATCAAAAACAgcaataggaaaaaaaactaacttcTGATCCATTTTCTCAATGAAATAGATTTGTGGTGtcatctttctctccctttctcacacacacactaacacacacactcacaaaatcCAGGAAGTCAGATTAAGAACATGTGGTTCATGGGATTTTCATGTGTGATAATCTGATGAGCTGTTATTAGGGAACATTATGGACAGTAACACTAAGAGTTTCatatctaattaaaaaaatgaatctccCTGCAGGTGTTatcacaatttcatttttactagCTAGTAAAGGGATAGTCCAGAtcttttagccacctaaaaaagtactaaaaagaTCAGTTTTACtgtattgagaatattttcaccctgtcacagacagtctgttcCTACAGAGAAGCTCTCAATGGCTTCAGTTCCCTATCCATTCTTTCAGAGCCATTTCCAGCAAACTgttataatttccttttttttctttataaaattcACTTTCATGTAGATAATTTGGCAGCaccaagtggaagtttgtggtAGTAATTCAAGTACACAGTGTCACCTGACCTGGCATCTCAGGAGCCTCTTATTAAAGGCAGGTATGTTGGAATGAGTCAACTATGGAAAATGCCATGAGAATACAgtcttcagtcagtgtgtgtttggtttaaTCTTGGTTTATTGTTTGATGAATTTGTTTATTACCCAGttgatttgaactttttttgtattgtccTACAAAAAAGTAGGCTCTGCAGTGTGTTTATAGCCTAACCCAACAACTCTCCACACATCagtcaaatcaaacaaatgttgAAAACCACCCTGGATCATCAAACAGTGAGTACAACAAGACAGGTCGCTCATGTTTAATTTGGTGGAGCCTGTGGGCGGCTATTTTGAATTTGACATGAGTAAGACTCGATACATTTTCTCATCAGCACCACCAGaatccattgagaaaaacaatacttttagctcactgaacatgACAGCTGCAGGTCTACTGTTGCTTCAAtcagttggtttgtttgtgttattatatgACTTTGGTCAACCTAAATGAAAGCTTTTAattgccaaagtcacacaaaaacacaaacaaactaaatgattgaggcagcagaagtccagcagctccagtgttaaCGATGTTAAATGACTATGTTTCTCAATGAAGTCTGGTTTTGAAGAGGGGCATACAACATCATTGCTGTTGGATGGCAAgataaagagggaaaaaatacagCCCCACTTAAACGATCTGAACTAGCCCTTTAAGTGCTTAACTCTGAGGATGTCACTGGTAACTAGCAACTGTTTATATGAATGCGCTTGCTGCTAAATTATATAAAAGTTGTTAACCAGCTTCATGATACTGGTTATCCAGGATTACCAATGTTGGGCTCAGTGAAGCCAGATAAGGAGAGCCAGACTAAACTGAACTTGCTTTGTGACTTTCCGCAGTTATTGAGTGTAAATATTTCATAACTGCTAATCTCTACATGAAAACCACTTTGTGTGGTGGAACTTGTTGATCTACTGATGCTAAATCTCCACTTATAAACATTTATGATGACTAGTTTGAACTGACTCCATCACCAGTGATCCTGATAACTGGTTCTATGTGTGTGCTGCCCTTTCTCCGCATATTGGTCGGGTGTCTCATATGTCCAGACAAGAACTGGTGACCATTGTATCTTAAAATGTCAGTTCTTTCTTTGCCCTCCTCACGCACAGGCAGCAATCAAATACTGAGTCTGAGCTGCATTAATTACTTGCTCTGATTCATGGCCGTATCCAGTCGATAAGTCAGCCATGCAGAATGACTGAATCACTGCAGTCTATAGCTGCAGCCTGAGCCATCAAACATGAGAGACTACTGGATCAGCTCACCGAGCTGCTGAtgtgaggaaaagagaggaggaaagaggtaTTTTGAGTGTGCATTCCTGCTCTTTTTCCGTCATCAATTTGGGGATGTTTGGTGTTTTCTATGAGCAATGTAGTGCTTAACTAAAAATGGTTTGTGTTCCTACTTTTCCCTCAATATACCAGCATGCCTCTAAGAGCTCCCAGAGCAGAGGTGTGATGGGTAATATGCAATCTGTGTTGGTGGAATAGCAGAGAGATTTCCCAGTTTAGAAAAGCATGTACTGTGGCTGCATTACACTGTGATCTATTTAAGCTGTTGTCAGTGGACAGCATTGATCGGTTTGCCTCCTCTGTGATAGATTTTTTTGCACGTAGGGCTGGGCAAAATGGTTGAGATCATTaacaaataatgataatatttatcatatttatattgACAAACCATGTATCTCAATATGATAATGTATGTAAAATCCATagattgtataaaataatggccATAACTACAGACTGTGAAGTCACAAATTGGTTTTTGAacttctgttttgaagcctcgactttgtaactaagtacatttactcaaatgcTGCACATAAGTACAAAATTAAGGTACTTgcactttacttaagtattttattttaaatgttattttttacttttgctacactacatttcagagggaaatataacattattattattattataatattaacattatttattttacacattgaggtctttttctatatttaaaaaaataataattttaagtttggGGGCGGgtgtcattttgttattttgtttagaattatttgtttagtttttaagatttttttttatgtttcttcaccttttgaattataatttttaaaataattttgaggtacgttgtgtttttcaatttatttctttaataattttgacatttattttctttttttacaattttaaggtTTGgggtattttctatttttttaaatccatttttcGCTGCAgtgcgtgtgtttttgtgtattttttaatattattataatttttccggatcatacttacttacttttacctaagtactattttcagtgcaggacctttacttgtaacagagtagcTTCTCAGGATTGTGTTAGCActtctacttaagtaaaggatctgactACTTCTTCTACCACTGCGAGAGAGTGgggctgtggaggagcgaggatCTCATCCATAGACTGTGGTGATGCAAAATTTTGAGCGTCAAGCAGCgttttggtgaatttttctgCATAAAGTCATGgttaaaatatcttaatttatgtAAAGGAAACAAAATTCAGGCAGCAGGTGacaattcaaaataaagagATATAATGGAATATAATGCAGTAAGGCTCTAAGGTTATCCCTGCTCAGTCAACTTGTGTAGGCATGATTTAATCTTCCATGCCCTTTTTTGTCTGCATGTGGCATACTGGCACTTATTTACATAAATtatcaatttattaattttacgttcctccaaaataataaacaaaaaataaatagatgaaaaagTAATTCTCATAGATTTGTTGACAAATGAAGAAGAAACATCACTTAAAAACTGTTTATACAGAGAAATACAAGAGTGCTTAAATAACAGTACACGCTGAAATAACTGTCCGTAGttgtgtatttgcaatttatgTTGGATAATAAATGCACGCTTAAGCAAACacccaaaagaaaaagtaaaaccccccaaattgacaaaaacattggCGTGAGCAAAACCAACTTACAGTAAACTAATTTCTAAGAGCAGTGTAAGCAGTCTTCAGTTTTAGTCTCATCTGTAACAGAGTATGTGgcactttttctctctgactgAAG is drawn from Plectropomus leopardus isolate mb chromosome 16, YSFRI_Pleo_2.0, whole genome shotgun sequence and contains these coding sequences:
- the LOC121955387 gene encoding kinesin-like protein KIF3C isoform X1, which codes for MSKNKSSESVKVVVRCRPLNQKEESNGPAGGIVQMDLRLGQVILRNPRAPASEPQKTFTFDAVYDANSKQRDLYDESVRPLIDSVLAGFNGTIFAYGQTGTGKTYTMQGAWLDPEKRGVIPNAFDHIFTHISRSQSDKQYLVRASYLEIYLEEVRDLLDPNHGSARALELRESPESGVYVRDLTSCVCKSIKEIEEVMNVGNQARAVGATDMNEHSSRSHALFLITVECSQPGPDGRKHIRVGRLNLVDLAGSERQAKTGVQGERLKEAAKINLSLSALGNVISALADGRSGHVPYRDSKLTRLLQDSLGGNAKTVMVATLGPAPQHYDETLTTLRYANRAKNIQNQPRVNEDPKDALLREFQMEIARLRAQLNHRKWRSKQKKEQLDGEGWERDGDEETEGEEDEGAEKEAEEYVKLEEQRLEREKQDIREDQFMLAEEKQRLLGEKERMMGDLRKEQEATEQLTAKYKAMESKLLVGGKNIIDHTNEQQKMLEMKRQEIAEQTRNEREIQQQMLVQDEETLELRETFTSLQQEVEAKTKKLKKYLKLYAKLQCIKAEIQDVNDEHVRSRQELEQTQNELTRELKFKYLIIENFIPPEEKNKIMNRLTFDPEEDQWKFQPLVPAESKSSQMKKRPASAVGYKRPISQYARVAIAMGPHSRYRAENIMFLELDMTPPNTASLDRSAEAEPNQSHSVDNSPTKDRGVRKSRSWCQTPKSITSSSSNVSLAACHTATPMTAQ
- the LOC121955387 gene encoding kinesin-like protein KIF3C isoform X3, with translation MSKNKSSESVKVVVRCRPLNQKEESNGPAGGIVQMDLRLGQVILRNPRAPASEPQKTFTFDAVYDANSKQRDLYDESVRPLIDSVLAGFNGTIFAYGQTGTGKTYTMQGAWLDPEKRGVIPNAFDHIFTHISRSQSDKQYLVRASYLEIYLEEVRDLLDPNHGSARALELRESPESGVYVRDLTSCVCKSIKEIEEVMNVGNQARAVGATDMNEHSSRSHALFLITVECSQPGPDGRKHIRVGRLNLVDLAGSERQAKTGVQGERLKEAAKINLSLSALGNVISALADGRSGHVPYRDSKLTRLLQDSLGGNAKTVMVATLGPAPQHYDETLTTLRYANRAKNIQNQPRVNEDPKDALLREFQMEIARLRAQLNHRKWRSKQKKEQLDGEGWERDGDEETEGEEDEGAEKEAEEYVKLEEQRLEREKQDIREDQFMLAEEKQRLLGEKERMMGDLRKEQEATEQLTAKYKAMESKLLVGGKNIIDHTNEQQKMLEMKRQEIAEQTRNEREIQQQMLVQDEETLELRETFTSLQQEVEAKTKKLKKYLKLYAKLQCIKAEIQDVNDEHVRSRQELEQTQNELTRELKFKYLIIENFIPPEEKNKIMNRLTFDPEEDQWKFQPLVPAESKSSQMKKRPASAVGYKRPISQYARVAIAMGPHSRYRAENIMFLELDMTPPNTASLDRSAEAEPNQSHSVDNSPTKDRGVRKSRSCDPLKDFCSWDTNTSTCAES
- the LOC121955387 gene encoding kinesin-like protein KIF3C isoform X2 is translated as MSKNKSSESVKVVVRCRPLNQKEESNGPAGGIVQMDLRLGQVILRNPRAPASEPQKTFTFDAVYDANSKQRDLYDESVRPLIDSVLAGFNGTIFAYGQTGTGKTYTMQGAWLDPEKRGVIPNAFDHIFTHISRSQSDKQYLVRASYLEIYLEEVRDLLDPNHGSARALELRESPESGVYVRDLTSCVCKSIKEIEEVMNVGNQARAVGATDMNEHSSRSHALFLITVECSQPGPDGRKHIRVGRLNLVDLAGSERQAKTGVQGERLKEAAKINLSLSALGNVISALADGRSGHVPYRDSKLTRLLQDSLGGNAKTVMVATLGPAPQHYDETLTTLRYANRAKNIQNQPRVNEDPKDALLREFQMEIARLRAQLNHRKWRSKQKKEQLDGEGWERDGDEETEGEEDEGAEKEAEEYVKLEEQRLEREKQDIREDQFMLAEEKQRLLGEKERMMGDLRKEQEATEQLTAKYKAMESKLLVGGKNIIDHTNEQQKMLEMKRQEIAEQTRNEREIQQQMLVQDEETLELRETFTSLQQEVEAKTKKLKKLYAKLQCIKAEIQDVNDEHVRSRQELEQTQNELTRELKFKYLIIENFIPPEEKNKIMNRLTFDPEEDQWKFQPLVPAESKSSQMKKRPASAVGYKRPISQYARVAIAMGPHSRYRAENIMFLELDMTPPNTASLDRSAEAEPNQSHSVDNSPTKDRGVRKSRSWCQTPKSITSSSSNVSLAACHTATPMTAQ